From a single Oxalobacter vibrioformis genomic region:
- a CDS encoding phage holin family protein, producing the protein MSDEKDPQLYSLATYGFYMAIALMGGIVAATGKYSQIAFKDIKWGRVLADIVAAIFVGLVTFWGCELGEVPKLGSAVCVAIMSHIGSRALIIIRRIAAYRAGLPMETVELPERKTEDD; encoded by the coding sequence ATGTCCGATGAAAAAGACCCCCAGCTGTATTCCCTAGCCACTTACGGGTTCTATATGGCAATCGCTTTGATGGGCGGTATTGTTGCTGCTACCGGAAAATACTCACAGATTGCCTTTAAGGACATCAAGTGGGGACGGGTGTTAGCAGACATTGTGGCTGCCATATTTGTAGGCTTGGTCACCTTTTGGGGCTGCGAACTTGGGGAAGTCCCTAAGCTTGGCTCGGCTGTCTGTGTTGCCATTATGAGTCATATTGGGTCACGAGCCCTAATCATCATTAGGAGGATCGCAGCATACCGAGCTGGTCTTCCCATGGAAACTGTAGAACTACCAGAAAGGAAAACTGAAGATGACTAA
- the terL gene encoding phage terminase large subunit: MESLAIETTSSDLNDPLKADFRNFLYLVWKHLGLPDPTSIQYDIAYTLQHGEQRIIIEAFRGVGKSWITSAFVLWLLYCDPQLKILVVSASKSRSDDFSTFTKRLIYEMPILNHLKAREGQRDSNIAFDVGPAAAAHAPSVKSVGITGQMAGSRADVVVADDIEVPNNSLTQAQRDKLANSVKEFDAILTPKTTSRIIFLGTPQTEMSLYNQLEERGYRLYVWPARYPSQSAIEKYGRRLAPFILNNVARSPDLMTAFEGRGAPTEPLRFPDMDLLAREASYGRSGFAMQFMLDTSTSDADRYPLKLADLIVMGGIGSDLAPVSLSWASGGEQIRSDLPVVGLQGDRLHRPIFISKDFIEYQGTVLAVDPAGRGGDELAFAVVSMLNGWLYLRECRGLRGGYSDENLEYLARAAKRYGANTILVESNFGDGMFLKLLTPFLTRIYPCSTEEVRSSIQKEKRIIDTLEPVMNQHKLVVDEGLIKRDYENYNSYGQDQYHKYQLFYQMTRITRDRGSLPKDDRLDVLAMAVAYWVEYMGKDQETAEQEHKDALFEEELDRFLEDAYGDFKTYSNRYIWNTA, encoded by the coding sequence TTGGAGAGTCTCGCTATCGAAACTACTTCCAGTGATCTTAATGACCCACTCAAGGCCGACTTCAGGAACTTTCTGTACCTGGTGTGGAAACACCTAGGCCTGCCAGACCCCACTTCCATTCAGTATGACATTGCCTACACCCTTCAACACGGGGAGCAGCGCATTATCATTGAGGCATTCAGGGGAGTAGGGAAGTCATGGATCACTTCAGCTTTTGTGCTGTGGCTGCTGTACTGTGACCCACAGCTAAAGATTCTGGTTGTCTCGGCCTCTAAGTCAAGGTCTGATGACTTCAGTACATTCACAAAGCGTCTTATTTATGAGATGCCAATTCTTAACCACCTTAAGGCCCGTGAAGGGCAGCGTGATTCAAACATTGCTTTTGACGTGGGACCCGCAGCAGCAGCTCATGCCCCCTCAGTTAAGTCCGTGGGGATCACTGGTCAGATGGCCGGTAGCCGTGCTGATGTTGTCGTGGCAGATGATATTGAGGTCCCAAACAACTCCCTGACACAGGCACAGCGAGACAAGCTGGCTAACTCAGTCAAGGAGTTTGATGCAATTCTTACTCCTAAGACAACTTCAAGGATCATCTTCCTGGGGACTCCTCAGACAGAGATGAGCCTCTATAACCAGCTTGAGGAGCGCGGCTACAGGCTCTATGTGTGGCCTGCACGGTACCCATCTCAGTCCGCTATAGAGAAGTATGGGAGAAGGCTTGCTCCATTCATTCTCAATAATGTAGCCCGGTCTCCGGACCTCATGACAGCCTTCGAAGGCCGTGGAGCCCCTACAGAACCCCTTAGGTTCCCTGACATGGACCTGTTGGCCCGTGAAGCCTCCTATGGTCGCTCTGGGTTCGCCATGCAGTTCATGCTGGATACCAGCACAAGTGATGCCGACAGGTACCCGCTGAAGCTGGCAGACCTCATTGTTATGGGTGGCATTGGTAGTGACCTTGCCCCTGTCAGCCTATCATGGGCTTCAGGAGGCGAGCAGATACGCTCAGACCTACCTGTGGTTGGTCTACAGGGGGACAGGCTCCACAGACCTATCTTTATCAGTAAGGACTTCATTGAGTACCAAGGAACAGTCCTGGCTGTTGATCCAGCTGGTAGAGGCGGTGATGAGCTGGCCTTTGCTGTGGTCTCTATGCTCAATGGCTGGCTGTACCTGAGGGAGTGTAGGGGCCTCCGAGGGGGCTACTCAGATGAGAACCTTGAATACCTTGCGAGGGCAGCTAAGCGGTATGGGGCCAACACCATCCTGGTTGAAAGTAACTTTGGTGATGGGATGTTTCTTAAGCTGCTCACTCCATTCCTGACAAGGATATACCCATGCTCCACTGAGGAGGTCCGTAGCAGTATCCAGAAGGAAAAGAGGATCATTGATACCCTTGAGCCTGTCATGAATCAGCACAAGCTGGTTGTGGATGAAGGACTCATCAAGAGGGACTATGAGAACTACAACAGCTATGGACAGGATCAGTACCACAAGTATCAGCTGTTCTACCAGATGACCAGGATCACAAGAGACCGTGGTTCACTGCCAAAGGACGATAGGCTGGATGTCTTAGCCATGGCTGTGGCCTACTGGGTCGAATACATGGGTAAAGACCAGGAGACCGCTGAGCAGGAGCATAAGGACGCTCTGTTTGAGGAGGAACTGGACAGGTTCCTGGAGGATGCTTATGGGGACTTTAAAACCTACTCAAACAGGTATATCTGGAATACAGCTTAA